The DNA window AAAGAGGGAAAGCTGGATCCGGTGATAGGACGCGAAGTTGAGATGAAAAGAGTCATCCAGATTCTGAGCAGAAGAGGGAAGAACAACCCCTGCTTAATCGGTGAGCCGGGAGTTGGAAAAACCGCGGTTGTGGAAGGACTGGCTCAGCTTATTATCTCCGGCAATGTTCCGGAGACAATTGCCAAAAAGCGCGTTGTCAGCCTGGATCTCTCCGGTATGGTGGCAGGTTCCAAATACAGGGGGGAATTCGAGGAGCGCATCAAGAAGGTTCTCTCCGAAGTCAAAGACGACGGAGATGTGCTGCTGTTTATTGATGAAATCCATACAATTATCGGCGCCGGAGGTGCGGAGGGAGCCATTGACGCATCCAATATCCTGAAACCGTCCCTTGCAAGAGGAGAAATTCAGTTAATCGGCGCAACGACGGTGGAGGAATACCGTAAATATATTGAGAAGGATGCCGCTCTGGAACGCCGTTTCCAGCCGGTTATGGTGGAAGAACCGACGGAGGAAGACTCCGTCGCGATTCTGAGAGGACTCAGAAGCCGGTACGAGGAGCACCACAAGGTAACAATCACGGATGAGGCGCTGGAGGCCGCCGTCAAACTGTCGGCCCGCTATATCAACGACCGTTTCCTTCCCGATAAGGCGATTGACCTGATTGACGAGGCATCTTCCAAACTGCGTCTGACCGTATATACGGAGCCGGAGGAGATTAAGACCCTGGAGGAGGAGATCAAAAAGCTGGAACGCCAGAAAGAGGAGGCGATCAAGGCGGAGGCATACGAAAAGGCCGGAGAGATCAAGAAAAAACAGGGAAAGAAGCATGAAAAGATAGATAAAATCCGCGATAAGTGGCAGAAGGAGAAGAATTCCAGAAAACTGATTGTCGGAGAGAATGAGATAGCGGATATCGTATCTGACTGGACCCGGATTCCGGTGCGCAAGCTGGCCGAGGAGGAATCCGAGCGCCTTCTGAAACTGGAAGCGATACTCCATGAGAGGGTAGTGGGCCAGGAGGAGGCGGTGACGGCCGTCTCAAGAGCCATCCGGAGAGGCCGCGTGGGCCTTAAGGATCCGAAACGGCCGATTGGCTCCTTCCTGTTCCTTGGACCTACCGGCGTCGGCAAGACCGAGCTTTCCAAGGCGCTTTCCGAGGCCATGTTCGGCACGGAGAATGCGATGATCCGGGTTGACATGTCCGAATATATGGAAAAACACAGCGTATCCAAGATGATCGGCTCACCGCCGGGATATGTGGGATATGAGGAGGGCGGACAGCTAAGTGAGAAGGTGCGCCGCAATCCGTATTCCGTCATCCTGTTTGACGAGATTGAGAAAGCGCATCCGGACGTCTTTAATATTCTGCTCCAGATTCTGGACGACGGCCATATTACCGATGCCCAGGGCAGAAAAATTGACTTTAAGAATACGGTTCTCATCATGACCTCCAATGCGGGGGCTGAGAACATTATTTCACCGAAGCGTCTTGGATTCTCATCCGATTCGGATGCCAAAACAGACTATGAATTTATGAAAAACAGGGTTATGGACGAGGTTAAAAAAATGTTTAAACCGGAGTTCTTAAACCGTATTGATGAGATAATGGTGTTCCATCCGCTGAACCGCGAAAATATTAAAGAGATTGCCGGTATTATGCTGGAAACGATTATCAAACGGACTAAGGCGCAGATAGGCATGAGCCTGAATGTGGATGACAAAGCAGTAGAATATCTGGCTGAAAAAGGCTATGATGAGAAATACGGGGCAAGGCCGCTGCGCCGGACAATCCAGAACCAGATAGAGGATAAGCTGTCGGAAGAACTGCTGGAAGGACGTATTAAAAAGGACGATGAAGTGCTTGTGACCAAAGGAAAAGAGGGGCTGGAATTCACGGTTAAAGAGGCCCTGAAAGAGAATAAAATACTGGTCAAGTAAAAGAAACTGTGATAGAATGAGTTTACAGGAAGAAACACACAGAAGAATACCAGGAGGATAGATTTATGCCAGTAGTTAACGAGTTAATCCGCATCGAGGATGACGGTACAATCAGTTTTGGCAATTATGAATTAGCTGCAAAGTCCAAACTGCAGGATTTCGAATACAAAGGGGACTTATATAAAGTTAAAACGTTTCATGAGATAACAAAACTGGAGAGGAACGGAATGTTCGTTTATGAATCCGTACCGGGAACGGCAGTGAACCATTTTGCAGTTGATGATTCCGAGATAACCTTTACCGTGGAGGGAAACCAGGATGCACAGATTACCGTACAGCTGGAAGACGAACACGAATACGAAGTATTTATCGACGGTGTTGCAGTCGGAGGCATGACGACCAACGTAAGCGGAAAACTTGTTTTAAGCGTGGAACTGAACGAAGGCGTAACGACAGAGATTAAGATTGCAGGAAGATAGAGATAACTGATTTAACAGAATGGAGGCGATCGGCGGATCAGCCTCCATTCTTTTGATAACGGTTTATGAATAAAAGGGAGAAATGAATGGCAAAAGCGAAGACGAGCATGTTTTTTTGCAGTGAATGCGGTTTTGAGTCGGCGAAGTGGACCGGACAGTGTCCGGCCTGCAAAGCGTGGAATACGATGGTGGAGGAGCCTGTTTCCCAGGTAAAGACGGTGGGAAAGGGCGGAACGTCAGGAACCAGGCGGGCGCCTTCGGACGCCAGGCCGGTGACACTGTCGGAGATTGTGCTGGATGAGGAAGACAGAATAAGGACAGGATTCGAGGAGCTGGACCGCGTGCTTGGTTCCGGAATTGTGAGGGGTTCCCTTGTCCTGGTGGGCGGCGATCCGGGTATCGGAAAGTCTACGCTGCTTTTACAGGTCTGTAGAAATCTGGCAGGGCAGAAGCAGAAAGTCCTCTATATTTCGGGTGAGGAGTCATTAAAGCAGATCAAGCTCCGGGCTAACCGGATTGGAACTGTGGACGGCCCTCTTTCATTTCTCTGTGAGACAAATCTGGGCACAATTGAGGAAGTGATTAAGAGAACCATGCCCGACGCCGTTGTCATCGACTCAATACAGACGATGTATATGGAGGAGGTCACCTCCGCTCCGGGCAGTGTGAGCCAAGTGCGGGAGTGTACCAATATTCTGATGCAGATTGCAAAGGGCCTGGGCGTGATGGTCTTTATTATCGGACATGTAACAAAGGAGGGCGTGGTGGCCGGCCCGAGAGTGCTGGAACATATGGTGGATACGGTGCTGTATTTTGAGGGGGACCGTCATGCCTCCTACCGCATTCTGAGAGGGATTAAGAACCGGTTCGGTTCCACCAATGAGATCGGCGTATTTGAGATGAAGGAGGAAGGACTTGCCGAGGTGAAGAATCCTTCGGAATTCATGCTGGACGGACGTCCCGCCGGAGCGTCAGGTGCGGTGGCGGCCTGTTCCCTGGAGGGAACAAGACCGATTATGCTGGAGGTTCAGGCCCTCGTGACAAAGACGAATTTTGGAATGCCCAGAAGAACAGCGGCCGGTACGGACTACAACCGCGTTAATCTCCTGATGGCAGTACTGGAAAAACGGTGCCGGTACGAGCTGTCCCAGTTCGACGCCTACGTTAATATCGCCGGAGGAATGAAGATGAATGAACCGGCCCTTGACCTGGCTATTGTGATGGCGCTCATTTCTAGCTATAAAGACCGGCCGGTGGATGAAAAGACGGTGATATTCGGGGAGGTCGGCCTCTCGGGTGAGGTGAGGGCCGTGTCCATGTCGGAACAGAGGGTGAATGAGGCGGTAAAACTCGGCTTTACACGATGCATCATGCCGCAGGTGAGCCTGGAGAAACTGAAAAAGAGGAAAGATATTGAGCTTGCCGGAGTCAGCAATGTGAGGGAAGCGATTAACCTGATTTAGGATCGTTTTGAAGATGAGAAAATGGAACTATTGTTATTCTGAAAGGAATAATTAAAACAGTTCATTTAATTAAAACAATTTTCGACAACTTTGGAAAAACTGATTGACATACTGCCTGTCCTGTGGTATTATACTTGGGCAGGCAATTTTAGGGGAATAGTTCAATGGCAGAGCAACGGTCTCCAAAACCGTTAATGGGGGTTCGAATCCCTCTTCCCCTGCTAATGATTAAGGAATTGAGAAAAGCTCAGAAACCTTTGATTTTAGAAGGGAATCTGAGCTTTTTTGTTGATTTTCCCCCTCATTGCTTTCTTGACATGCCCCCGATTTTCCAGTATGCTTGTTATAACAGAAACAATGGGGGAAAGGGGGGCATGGACATATTACTTGAGACGAAAGCAAAAGAATTTGTCTGCCGGCTTCAGAGAGCCTACCTGGTGGAGCGTGATGTGCAGAAGGTTTTATCCTGCATGGATGAAGATGTGGAATGGATAGGGACCGGAGAACAGGAGATTGGACGCGGAATCAGAAACGCGGAGGAATTTCTGGAACAGGAGTACCGGTTGTTTCCAGGCTCATTTGCCATTGTGGAAGAAGAGTATAATGTGAGAATCCTGGACGGGCATACGGTTTCAATATTTGGCATGCTGGTAGTGCAGGAGACGGGAAGAGAAGAGATTTTTGAGAGCCAGAGAATCCGTATGACTCTGTTGTGCCGGGAAGAGGACGGAGAGTTCAGGATCCTGCAGATACATATGTCCGCCGGAAGTGAAAACCAGAAGGAAAATGAGTTTTTCCCGAGAACGGTGCAGGAGAATAACACGGGAAGCTTGATACGGCTTCTGGACGAGCAGGCAATTTTACTGAGAGAACAGAACGAAAACCTGAACGCATTGATGGAAAATGTGCCGGGCGGCGTTATGTGCTGTGAATTTAATGAGAATTTGGATTTGCTTCAGTACAGCCGTGGCTTTCTTGATATGTTCGGATATACCAGGGAAGAGATGGAGCATGAATTTAAGAATCAGTTCAAGCGTCTGATTTATCCCGATGATCTGGAAGCAACATGGAAATCCGTATGTGAACAGCTTGCCAGGGGGAAGACAAAGAAGATAGAGTACCGTGTTATCTGCCGGGACGGCAGCCTGATGGCAGTCTTAGATCACGGCCAGCTGGTGGAGCGGGAAGGAAAGGAAGTATTTTACTGTATTCTGACCGACGTCACTGAAAACCGTAAAGTTCTGGAGGAGCTCCGGCTGAGCCTGGAGAGACACCGGATCATCATGGAACAGACTAATGATATCATCTTTGAGTGGAACATGGCGGACGATTCGATTTCTTTTTCCGACAACTGGGTGAAGAAATTCGGTTATTATCCGATTTCAGAGAATGTCAGCTCGATGGCATCCGTCAGTCATGTCCATCCGGACGATCTGCCGGTTCTGATGAATGCGGTCCGTGATATGAGGAGGGATGTGGCGGTCAGGGAGATAGAAATCCGGATCGCAAAGAATGATGGGTCCTATCTTTGGTGCCGGATTAAGATTGCCCTTCAGGAAGCCAGACAGTCCAGCAGAAAAAAGGCAATCGGCGTTATCTCAGATATAGACAAAGAGAAGAGAAATGTGGATATGCTGGTGGAGAAGGCGCTTCATGATGCGCTGACCGGCCTCTATAACAAAGCGGCGACGGCGGAACTCGGAGGCAAATATATTGAGAAAGCCACCGCAGATTGTCCCTGTGCATTTGTCATTATCGATTTGGATAATTTTAAATATATTAATGATGTTTATGGCCATTTGAGCGGAGACGTTCTGCTCTCCGATATTGCCCTGCTGCTGAAACGCACCTTCCGTTCGGGAGATATCATCGGCAGGATTGGCGGGGACGAGTTCGTGGTGATTATGCCGGGAGCGCGTTCCCAGGACGTGATATCGGATAAATTTGGACAAATCCGGGAGCGGATGGAAGAGTTCCTCGAGCGCGACGGCTACATGTTATCCTGCAGCGCCGGAGCGGCATTTGCCCCCCTGGACGGCTGTGATTACCAGACCCTATATAAAAATGCCGATTTGGCGCTTTATAAGGCGAAGGAGAAGGGGAAGAACCAGTGTACTTTTTACCATTCGATCCTGCAGGCGGAGAACAGCATCAGACGCAGCGCCGCCCAGCTTCCGGCAGAGCCAAGGGGGCAGGAAGATTACAGGAACCAGACGCTGGGTGAGTATGTATTTACCGTGCTGCAGCAGGAGGAAGACATTTCCAAAGCCATATCACAGGTTCTGGAGATTGTGGGCAGGCAGTTTGGGGTCAGCCGCGTCTATATATTTGAAGATTCAGAGGATGGAGCGACCTGTTCCAATACATTTGAATGGTGCAATGAAGGGGTGAAGCCGCAGAAGGATTTCCTTCAGGACATGGAGTATACGGATGGCAACCGGTACGATGAACTGTTTGATGAGAATGGAATTTTCTACTGCCGCGACATCAATGATCTCACCGGCAGGACAAAGGATGTGCTTGCATCACAGGAAATCATTTCCATGCTGCAATGTCTTTTAAAAAACAGAAAGAAAAGGAGCGGATTCATCGGTTTTGACCAGTGCTGGGAAAAACGCATCTGGACCCGGGAGCAGATTAATGTGCTCAGCACCGTATCCGGAGCGGTCGGAGTGTTTCTGACGCAGCTTCGGATGGAAAAGAAGATAAAAAAGCTGTTATTGACACGTTCTTGACAGTGATTTGACAATATCTTGTAATCTCTATATTATAGTTAGATACAACTTGTTACATACAGGGCAGAGGAGGTAGACTTATGGAGAAATCAGATCCTTTATTATTGCTTGACAATGGTACGTTGGCTTATATTTTGGGGGATGGCGAGTATCGCTTTACAAATTTGAAGTTTGATGAAGCAAAAGCAATTATTGAGATGAAGGGGGAGGCGGAAGAAGAGGTAGTCCAGGTGTTCAGAAATCCGGAGCTGGAGAAGGTGATGTATGCCTATCTCGGGCTTGAGGAGATGAAATTTAATTATGAACCCGAGGCACATCTGCATGTCGGCCAGGATGCGATTGCATTTAAGCTGTATGTTACCCCGTCCGGCACCCAGCCGATCGTTCTGGGGGAGGAAGGACAGCAGGCGGTAAAGATCAAGAATCTTTATATTTACTGCCAGCATATTGTAAGAATGAAATAGGAAGGGAGACGGCGTAGGGTGACGCCGCCCAAACAAACCGTATCAGCTTTACACACCGATGAAAATGCCGTTTCGATTCCGGCTTGTAACAGAAAAATGCGGAGATATATAAAAAAGAAAAGGGAAAGGATTGCGCTTGTCTGAGTAATAGACTATAATAAGAACGTATGTTTAGTTGGAAATTTTATGTAATCTTATAAATTTTGGCAAACTGCAAACCTTATCAAAAATAAACTTCACAACAGTTTCCGCGAACAAAAGTTACTAAAGAGAATAGAATTGTGAAATTAGTCATAAATTCCTGTATAACATGGAAGGTTTTGTCAATAATGTACAAAGGAAAAAAACGATTTTCCATCAAATATAATTTGACAAAATTCGCGATTGATGCTATAAGTATTAATTGAATCAGCAATAAGTTGCACCAGTTAAAGGAGTTTTGATTATGAAACAGAGAAGAATTATGTTAGGAACTGTAGAAGATGCAAAAAATTTTGTAGCAGCTGCAACGAAATGCGATTTCGATATTGATGTATTTTATAACCGCGTCGTGATTGACGCCAAATCTCTTTTAGGCGTAATGAGCCTTGATATGACGAGAGTACTGACAGTAGAATATAACGGAGAGAATAAAGATTTTGAAGCATTTCTTGATAGGACGGCGGTAAAAGCTGTCACAGCTGCTTAATTGAATTTGCATACAATTTGAGAAAAGGGATTGCAGGAGGCTGCAGTCTCTTTTTCTTGATTCATAGAAAATTACGTCTTGTGAATCAAAAACGCTCCGCGAGGATGCACGTGCCGCGCAGAGGTAAATGGTTGCAGAAGCAACCGCGCGGCAGCGCAAGAGTTCCACAGGCGAAACTCTTTGTCCTTATAACAGCAGAGACATGATTTTGTATTGACGCAGTCGGGAGGGAGAAGGACAGATGGAGATGAAAGGGAAGCAGATACGGGTTTCCGTGCGGAACCTGGTGGAATTTGTCCTGCGCTCCGGAGATATAGATAACAGAAGGACCGCGATTGACCAGAAAGAGGCCATGCTGGCGGGAGGCCGCATCCACCGGAAGATCCAGAAAAAGATGGGATCCGGTTATCAGTCCGAGGTGGTGTTAAAGTGCACCGTGGAGGAGGACGGCTTTGAAATTCTGGTAGAAGGAAGAGCCGACGGCATTATCCGGGAGGGAAACCGCGCGACGATCGATGAGATTAAGGGCGTTTACCTGGATATTGGAGATCTGGAAGAGGCGGTGGAAATCCATTTGGCCCAGGCCATGTGTTACGGTTATTTTTACGGTTCGCAGGAGAACCTGGATGAATTGACGATACAGGTGACTTACTGTAATCTGGATACGGAAGAGATCAAACGGTTTCAGGTGATTAAGACCACAGAGGAACTGAAGGAATGGTTTATGGGCCTGATTCACGAGTATGTCAAATGGGCCAGATACCTGCACCACAATGCGGAACGCCGCGATGAATCCCTGAAAGAGCTGGAGTTTCCCTTCCCTTACAGGGAAGGGCAGAGGGAGCTGGCGGTCAGCGTGTACAGGACCGAAGCGAGAAGGCGGAAACTCTTTATCCAGGCTCCGACCGGAATTGGAAAGACGCTTTCCACCGTATTCCCCAGCTTAAAAGCAATTGGTGAGGGTCACGGAGATAAACTTTTTTACCTGACGGCCAAAACGATCACAAGAGGGGTGGCGGAGGAGGCATTTGCTATTCTGAGGGAGCGCGGCCTTTATTTCCGTTCCGTCACCATAACGGCCAAGGATAAGCTCTGTTTTCTGGATAAACCGGAATGCAATCCGGATGCCTGCCCCTATGCAAAGGGCCACTTTGACAGGGTGAATGATGCGGTTTATGAGATCGTCCATAAGGAATTCGGGATAACGAGAGACGTGATACTACGGTATGCGGAAAAATTCCAGGTCTGCCCCTTTGAATTCTGTCTCGATATCAGCAGCTTTGTGGACGGTATTATCTGTGATTATAATTACGTTTTTGATCCCGATGTGCGGCTCAAACGTTACTTTGCAGACGGGGCCAAAGGGGAATATATTTTCCTGATTGACGAGGCCCATAACCTGGTGCCGAGGGCGCGGGAGATGTACAGCGCCGCTCTGATAAAGGAAGACGTGCTGGCGGCAAAACGCCTTGTGAAGGAGAAGTCCGCCGGCCTTACTAAGCAGTTGGAACGCGTCAATAAAATTCTGCTGGAAATGAAACGAGACAGCGAGGGCTGGCAGATCCTGCCCGATGCGGATCACCTGGTGACGGCGTTGACCTCCCTGTTCTCGGTACTGGAAAAGTTTATGGACGACTATAAGGGGAATGACGGTCGGGAGGAGCTGCTGGATTTCTATTTTTGTGTGAGAAATTTCCTGAATATTTATGAGAGGGTGGACGAGCATTACCGTATTTATACGGAACTGACGGAGTACGGGAACTTTATGATTAAACTGCTCTGTGTAAATCCCATCGTCCATATCGGAGAATGCCTTGCACAGGGAAACAGCACGGTGTTTTTCTCGGCAACCCTCCTTCCCATCAAGTATTACAGACAGCTTTTAAGCAATGATGAGGAGGATTATACGGTTTACGTCAATTCGCCGTTTCCGCAGGAGAACCGCCTTCTGCTGGCGGCTACCGATGTGACGAGCCGCTATACGAGGAGAAACCGGGCCGAATACAAAAAGATACTGGAATATATCCGCCAGGCGGCGGAAGTAAAGAAGGGAAACTATATCGTGTTTTTCCCTTCCTACCAATATATGGACCGTGTCCTGGAACTGGTGGACAGCGGGCGGATCCTGCGTCCGGACGGAGACGATGAAGTGATGGCGGAAGACGGAATTGAGTGGCTGGTACAGGGAAACCGGATGAGCGATTCGGAGCGTGAGGATTTTTTAAAGGAATTTGAGAAAGAGCGGGAGCATTCCCTGGTGGCGTGCTGCGTCATGGGAGGCCTGTTTTCCGAAGGAATTGATCTGAAAGAAGAAAGGCTGATCGGAGCTGTCATCGTCGGGACGGGACTTCCAATGGTATGTACGGAGCAGGAGATATTAAAGGGGTACTTTGATGAGGAGGAACAGGAAGGATTTGCCTTCGCCTATCAGTATCCGGGCATGAACAAAGTCATGCAGGCGGCGGGCCGTGTAATCCGGACGGCAGCCGATAAGGGAATTATCCTGCTTCTGGACGACAGGTTCCTGAGGAATGACTACCGGGAACTGTTTCCCAGGGAATGGAGCGATTGCAGCAGGGTGACGCTTCGAACGGTCAGAACACAACTGGAGGAATTCTGGTCCCGCCGGTAAATGGAAAAACCGGACAGGCACGGAAACGGCTGCTGACCAACAGGCCGGTGCAGAGGAACGCCGGAAAAAGCCGATTGGGTCAAGTGATTACTCAATCGGTTTTTCTTTGCCTGCATCGGCACGTTCCTCCAGCAATTCGATAAACTGCCTGGCGGCCTGGGAGATAGGAATCGTTTCATTATGGACGACAACAAGCTGCCGTCTGGGAAGGATTTCCTCCAGGTTTAAGATAAAGAAATTGTCGTCCTGCTGTGGGATGCAGAAATCGGGAACAAAGGCAATTCCAAGC is part of the [Clostridium] symbiosum genome and encodes:
- a CDS encoding ATP-dependent Clp protease ATP-binding subunit, whose translation is MIDRFTQKAREAIRLAVDTAEELEHGYVGTEHLLLGLIKEGSGVAAAILGRYDVTEEKVLELMERLISPAAPTRIAEQAEYTPGARAVLQSSYEEAVFFKAPLIGTEHILIAMIKEGKCTASRLLNTMNVNIQKLYIDLMAAMGDDVPAGRDEAAGRLRKEKGNTPNLDSFSRDLTELAKEGKLDPVIGREVEMKRVIQILSRRGKNNPCLIGEPGVGKTAVVEGLAQLIISGNVPETIAKKRVVSLDLSGMVAGSKYRGEFEERIKKVLSEVKDDGDVLLFIDEIHTIIGAGGAEGAIDASNILKPSLARGEIQLIGATTVEEYRKYIEKDAALERRFQPVMVEEPTEEDSVAILRGLRSRYEEHHKVTITDEALEAAVKLSARYINDRFLPDKAIDLIDEASSKLRLTVYTEPEEIKTLEEEIKKLERQKEEAIKAEAYEKAGEIKKKQGKKHEKIDKIRDKWQKEKNSRKLIVGENEIADIVSDWTRIPVRKLAEEESERLLKLEAILHERVVGQEEAVTAVSRAIRRGRVGLKDPKRPIGSFLFLGPTGVGKTELSKALSEAMFGTENAMIRVDMSEYMEKHSVSKMIGSPPGYVGYEEGGQLSEKVRRNPYSVILFDEIEKAHPDVFNILLQILDDGHITDAQGRKIDFKNTVLIMTSNAGAENIISPKRLGFSSDSDAKTDYEFMKNRVMDEVKKMFKPEFLNRIDEIMVFHPLNRENIKEIAGIMLETIIKRTKAQIGMSLNVDDKAVEYLAEKGYDEKYGARPLRRTIQNQIEDKLSEELLEGRIKKDDEVLVTKGKEGLEFTVKEALKENKILVK
- a CDS encoding endosialidase; the encoded protein is MPVVNELIRIEDDGTISFGNYELAAKSKLQDFEYKGDLYKVKTFHEITKLERNGMFVYESVPGTAVNHFAVDDSEITFTVEGNQDAQITVQLEDEHEYEVFIDGVAVGGMTTNVSGKLVLSVELNEGVTTEIKIAGR
- the radA gene encoding DNA repair protein RadA, translated to MAKAKTSMFFCSECGFESAKWTGQCPACKAWNTMVEEPVSQVKTVGKGGTSGTRRAPSDARPVTLSEIVLDEEDRIRTGFEELDRVLGSGIVRGSLVLVGGDPGIGKSTLLLQVCRNLAGQKQKVLYISGEESLKQIKLRANRIGTVDGPLSFLCETNLGTIEEVIKRTMPDAVVIDSIQTMYMEEVTSAPGSVSQVRECTNILMQIAKGLGVMVFIIGHVTKEGVVAGPRVLEHMVDTVLYFEGDRHASYRILRGIKNRFGSTNEIGVFEMKEEGLAEVKNPSEFMLDGRPAGASGAVAACSLEGTRPIMLEVQALVTKTNFGMPRRTAAGTDYNRVNLLMAVLEKRCRYELSQFDAYVNIAGGMKMNEPALDLAIVMALISSYKDRPVDEKTVIFGEVGLSGEVRAVSMSEQRVNEAVKLGFTRCIMPQVSLEKLKKRKDIELAGVSNVREAINLI
- a CDS encoding diguanylate cyclase, coding for MDILLETKAKEFVCRLQRAYLVERDVQKVLSCMDEDVEWIGTGEQEIGRGIRNAEEFLEQEYRLFPGSFAIVEEEYNVRILDGHTVSIFGMLVVQETGREEIFESQRIRMTLLCREEDGEFRILQIHMSAGSENQKENEFFPRTVQENNTGSLIRLLDEQAILLREQNENLNALMENVPGGVMCCEFNENLDLLQYSRGFLDMFGYTREEMEHEFKNQFKRLIYPDDLEATWKSVCEQLARGKTKKIEYRVICRDGSLMAVLDHGQLVEREGKEVFYCILTDVTENRKVLEELRLSLERHRIIMEQTNDIIFEWNMADDSISFSDNWVKKFGYYPISENVSSMASVSHVHPDDLPVLMNAVRDMRRDVAVREIEIRIAKNDGSYLWCRIKIALQEARQSSRKKAIGVISDIDKEKRNVDMLVEKALHDALTGLYNKAATAELGGKYIEKATADCPCAFVIIDLDNFKYINDVYGHLSGDVLLSDIALLLKRTFRSGDIIGRIGGDEFVVIMPGARSQDVISDKFGQIRERMEEFLERDGYMLSCSAGAAFAPLDGCDYQTLYKNADLALYKAKEKGKNQCTFYHSILQAENSIRRSAAQLPAEPRGQEDYRNQTLGEYVFTVLQQEEDISKAISQVLEIVGRQFGVSRVYIFEDSEDGATCSNTFEWCNEGVKPQKDFLQDMEYTDGNRYDELFDENGIFYCRDINDLTGRTKDVLASQEIISMLQCLLKNRKKRSGFIGFDQCWEKRIWTREQINVLSTVSGAVGVFLTQLRMEKKIKKLLLTRS
- a CDS encoding HPr family phosphocarrier protein — its product is MKQRRIMLGTVEDAKNFVAAATKCDFDIDVFYNRVVIDAKSLLGVMSLDMTRVLTVEYNGENKDFEAFLDRTAVKAVTAA
- a CDS encoding ATP-dependent DNA helicase, whose product is MEMKGKQIRVSVRNLVEFVLRSGDIDNRRTAIDQKEAMLAGGRIHRKIQKKMGSGYQSEVVLKCTVEEDGFEILVEGRADGIIREGNRATIDEIKGVYLDIGDLEEAVEIHLAQAMCYGYFYGSQENLDELTIQVTYCNLDTEEIKRFQVIKTTEELKEWFMGLIHEYVKWARYLHHNAERRDESLKELEFPFPYREGQRELAVSVYRTEARRRKLFIQAPTGIGKTLSTVFPSLKAIGEGHGDKLFYLTAKTITRGVAEEAFAILRERGLYFRSVTITAKDKLCFLDKPECNPDACPYAKGHFDRVNDAVYEIVHKEFGITRDVILRYAEKFQVCPFEFCLDISSFVDGIICDYNYVFDPDVRLKRYFADGAKGEYIFLIDEAHNLVPRAREMYSAALIKEDVLAAKRLVKEKSAGLTKQLERVNKILLEMKRDSEGWQILPDADHLVTALTSLFSVLEKFMDDYKGNDGREELLDFYFCVRNFLNIYERVDEHYRIYTELTEYGNFMIKLLCVNPIVHIGECLAQGNSTVFFSATLLPIKYYRQLLSNDEEDYTVYVNSPFPQENRLLLAATDVTSRYTRRNRAEYKKILEYIRQAAEVKKGNYIVFFPSYQYMDRVLELVDSGRILRPDGDDEVMAEDGIEWLVQGNRMSDSEREDFLKEFEKEREHSLVACCVMGGLFSEGIDLKEERLIGAVIVGTGLPMVCTEQEILKGYFDEEEQEGFAFAYQYPGMNKVMQAAGRVIRTAADKGIILLLDDRFLRNDYRELFPREWSDCSRVTLRTVRTQLEEFWSRR